cgctagtaataataataataataatatttgaacgAGACATGTATACAGTATACGAAGAAATCTCAAAAGATATAATctgaaatgaaagaaatatgTATCTATAATTgcataaattaatgaaaaaagatATTAGAAGTATGAAAACGATCGTTTAAAAACAtggttaaaattatttaacgGAAAAAGGGAAACACAGGAATAGTGTTACTCGTAATAGTATAGGTTGTACTTGGGTCATTCTCGTTCGTAAGCAACTAAGCCCACGGTGTTCTTTTCGCGGATCAGTGACGTGGACGGTCTAGATTCAAAACCCCATCACACTTAGATTCTCCTTCGTATCGTATCCCTATAAAACCCTCTCTCGCTCCGTGATTTTCCTATTCTTCCGCCACCTTCGCGtatcatattttctttctgtttttcattatcaattattattataaacaattttcaCTATTATCGTTACtgttctttctctctcttcgtTCTTTCGAAAAACCTGATTGCTTCATCGCTCGTCGGATCTGAAGAGAACTCTGCGATTCCGATCTCACGAAACAGATCCGACACCGTGAAACTTCGGATTTAGTTTTAGCACTGTTATTGCGCCCTAAATCTTGCAAGTTTCGAAGGACCCAAAtttaaaccctaatttaatCACTTCGCCATAAAACTTTTCCGCCATTTAGATCGTGCGATTCGTGGCGGTTTATTTGCTGTTTGTCTCTGCTTTCTATGGTTTTCGGATCGTTGTTGGATTGTCAGAAATTGGGAAAATTGGAGAAGATGGTTAAGGGGGTTGAGGATGTGGAAGAGGGCGAGATTTCGGATACTGCTTCGGTGGAAGAGATTTCAGAAGCGGATTTCAATAAGCAAGATGTTAAGGTGAATAATAACAATAAGCCCAATGGAAGTGATGCTAGGGTTTGGGCTGTTCGTGATCTTTACTCAAAGTACCCTACTATTTGCCGGGGATATGCTTCGGGTTTGTATAACCTTGCTTGGGCACAAGCCGTGCAGAACAAGCCtttgaatgatatttttgtgATGGAACTGGATTCTGACGCCAATGCTAATGGTAACAACAACTCCAATCGACCGTCTTCTGTTTCAGTGAATCCTAAAGaggtggttgttgtggatatGGACAAAGAGGAAGGGGAGTTGGAGGAAGGTGAGATTGATGCCGACGCTGACCCTGAAACAGAGGCAGAGAGTGCTGTGGCTGCTTCTGTTGTTTCAGAGACCGTTTCTGATTCTGAGCAGTTTGGTGTGAAGAAGGGTGTTTCTGATTCTGAGCAGCTTGGTGTGAGGGATGTTCTGGAGGGTGTTACAGTTGCTAATGTGGCGGAGTAAGTGGTACTGTTCATCGGGGGGTTTTGTTCCTTTTCACTGAATTTTTGGCATTGGAGACACATTACAAGTTCGTCAAATTAAATAGACTGTGATTTATTATTGCAGGTCATTTGCTCAAACTTCCAGTAGGCTGCTTAATACCCTTCCTGAGGTGTTCTCTAGACCTGCTGATTCTGAGAAGGATGATCTCATGCGATTGTCATTTAATGCAATTGAAGTGGTTTATTCTGTAAGACCTACCATATTTGCTGCTTTTGTTGATATCGTTCCTTTTTCTAGTGGGAATTTTGTCTTgattgttttatgatttattttaggTATTTCGCTCTATGGACTCTTCGGACAAGGAACAGAACAAGGATAGCATTTTaaggttctttttttttttttttttcaaaatacaagTTGTTAGGTTGTGCCTTGAATTATTTCAAGGGTCTTCTATCACTAACTCATGTTTCCTTGGCTACAATTTTCATTTCAGATTACTTTCTTCTGTTAATGATCAACAACAGGCTCAATTATTTTCTCCAGAGCATATAAAAGAGGTGACGTTTAATGAaagtgaaattaatttttttttcaattatctttgtcataattttcaatttgaaaattcaAAGATGGGATATAATCTGAAATGTGGTTGTTCCTTCGATCAGATACAGGGCATGATGACTGCAATTGATTCTGTTGGTGCTTTAGGAAATAGCGAGGCTATTTACATTAAGACAGAATCTCAGACCCCGGAGATAAAGTCTCAGGAAAATTCAGCTTTAGAAGTGCAGACCCATGGTATAAATATTCAGGAAAATCAAGCAGTTGAAGTATCTGCATTGATTTCTTCTATTAAGCCTTTGCATAGTGACATAATTGGGGGATCACGGGCTTTAAAATTTGGACAAAATAGTATTAAAGGTAGAGGAGTTCTGCTCCCCCTGCTAGACCTTCACAAGGATCATGATGCAGACAGTTTACCCTCACCAACCCGAGAGGCACCTTCCTGCTTCCCTGTGAATAAATTACTTTCTGTTGGAGAGGCCACGGTTAAATCTGGTTCAGCAGCTAAGATGCAGCCTGGGAAGATGGAAGTTGACAGTGAAGGTTGTAAATTTCATCTGTATGAAACTGATGCTTTGAAAGCTGTTTCCACATATCAACAGAAGTTTGGTCGAAGTTCCCTTTTTACAAATGATGAACTTCCAAGTCCAACTCCTTCGGGTGACTGCGATGATATGGTTGTTGATACAAACGAGGAGGTCTCCAGTGCATCTACTGGTGGTTTTTTAACAAGCACTAAGCCAACCCTTATAGATCAGCCACCTGTTTCTGCTACTTCCATGGATAACTCCAGAATGCTTGGATTGATTAATTCTAGAGTTGATGCAGCAGGTCCGGGGTCTTTCCCTGTGAAAAGCTCGGCAAAGAGTAGAGATCCTAGGCGTCGACTTATTAATTCTGAAGCAAGTGCTGTGGATAACCAGTCCATTGTGATAAATAATATGCCTAAAGTGGAATATGCTGGATCAACAATGTCAAGGAAACAAAAGGCTGTTGAGGAGCCTTTTGATGTAACTGTATCAAAAAGACTAAAAAGTTCATTGGAAAATATTGAGCATAATTCGAGTCAAGTAAGAACTATAGCTGGAACTGGAGGTTGGTTGGAAGATAATACTGGGCCTGGGACTCAGTTGGTAGAGAAGAATAATTTAATGGACAAATTTGCACCTGAACCCAAAAAGACTTTGAATACAGTCAGTAGCACTTCTTCTGGTTCTGTTAGTTTCAATGCAACAAACATTAGAAATGAACAGGCGCCACTTGCAAGTAGTAATATACCGTCTTCCTTACCTGCTATATTGAAAGATATAGTTGTAAATCCAACCATGTTGCTAGGCTTAATTTTCGAGCAGCAAAACAGATTAAGAAATGCCGTGAATAAATCTTCTGATTCTGCTACAAATATGCTGCTGCATCCAACAAGCTCAAATTCGGCAACGGGAACAGACTCCACTGTGAGTATTGGTTCATCAATCGCCACTGCTCTTCAAACTTCTGTTGGAATGCTTCCAGTTTCATCACAATCAGCTTCTACGGTAAAATGCTTTAATGAGATTGTTTGTCTTGTCAATCTTTGAATATTCACTTCTCTCTGCGGTGTTATTAtccaattataaatttatttcttcCTATTGTTTcttaagattaaattgaatttttaacatTATGATCCTTGATTATGGATGAGCTTTAGATTAAAgaattgatttgagaatttgaAAGTGAATTAAGTGTCATAAAATCCCCTTCAAGCTCAttgtattttacatttttttatgtggTTGACTGGAATCAGGCACAAAGCCTTCAAGATGATCATTCAGGAAAGATTCGCATGAAACCCCGTGATCCAAGGCGCATTCTACACACTAATAACTCTGTTCAAAAGAGTGGGAACATAGTGAATGAGCTACACAAAGCCATTGTATCCCCTGTGCCTAACAGCCAGGTAACTGGGAACAATGTCAATACCCAGAAGCTGGAAGGCAGAGTGGATACTAAATTAGTACCTACTCAATCAGGTGCAGCACCTGATATTACTCGGCAATTCACCAAGAATCTGAAAAACATTGCTGATATTATGTCTATTTCCCAAGAATCATCTACTCACTCTACTGCAGCTCAAAGTTTTTCTTCTGCATCTGTCCCCCTTAATATAGATAGAGGGGAGCAGAAATCTGTTGTGTCAAACTCTCAGAACTTGCAAGCTGGCATAGTAGGACCAGCTCAGGAAATATGTGCACCTGGTACCTCCCGATCCCAGAATACATGGGGAGATGTTGAACATCTTTTTGAAGGTTATGATGAGCAGCAGAAGGCTGCTATTCAGAGGGAGAGGGCAAGGAGGATCGAAGAACAGAATAAAATGTTTGCCGCTAGGAAATTGTGTCTTGTATTGGACCTAGATCACACACTACTTAATTCTGCCAAGGTAAAAATTGCATGAAGTTAGTTCTCTTGGATTAAAGTTTGTGTTACTGCATGCTAACATTTTCTCAGTTTGTGGAAGTTGATCCTGTGCATGACgaaatattgagaaaaaaagaagaacagGACCGTGAGAAGCCTCACAGACATCTTTTTCGCTTTCCTCATATGGGAATGTGGACTAAACTCAGACCAGGAATCTGGAACTTCTTGGAGAAGGTAACATGAATTCTATTATTTGCTTTAGGCCTGCCATATTACAAGGGCCACATTTGGAATTAAAAGATTCACAGCTTTCCCACATGCTTTATAGGCTAGTAAGCTCTATGAGCTACATCTTTACACTATGGGAAACAAACTATATGCAACAGAAATGGCAAAGGTACTTGATCCAAAGGGAGTTCTGTTTGCTGGAAGAGTTATTTCTAGAGGTGATGATACTGATTCAGTTGATGGCGAGGAGAGGGCTCCCAAAAGCAAAGATTTGGAAGGCGTTTTGGGAATGGAATCAGCAGTTGTAATCATAGATGATTCTGTGAGGGTTTGGCCTCATAACAAACTGAACTTGATAGTGGTGGAAAGGTCTGTCTAACATGGGTTTTGAACTCATgcaattctcttttggttttgTATATTGTACCAATGCATCGTccctatattaatttttaatatattgtagGTATACGTACTTCCCCTGTAGTAGACGTCAGTTTGGATTGCCTGGTCCTTCCCTTCTTGAGATTGATCACGATGAGAGACCTGAAGCTGGAACTCTGGCTTCCTCTTTGGCAGTGAGTTTTTAGTAGTTTTTTTCTCCTGAATTTTGGATGGCTTGTTATTCCAGTTGATAATTTCTTCGCTCCCCTCGTTAGGTTATTGAGAGAATACATCAAAACTTTTTTGCTTCTCAATCCTTAGAAGAAGTTGATGTCAGAAATATACTAGCGTCAGAGCAGAGAAAAATCTTAGCTGGTTGTCGTATAGTATTTAGTAGGGTGTTTCCTGTTGGTGAAGCAAATCCTCACCTTCACCCATTGTGGCAGACAGCTGAACAGTTTGGTGCTGTGTGCACCAACCAGATTGATGAACAAGTTACTCATGTAGTTGCGAATTCCCTGGGGACTGATAAGGTATAGTTTTATGTTCTAAGTCTCTGCGTTATGTTAGTGTCTGTCTACAAAGCATgcattgttttgtttatttgttgtaTTAAACTAGTCAACAAAATTAGATTCTGCATTGCTATAGTTCTTCATAATATATCAGAGTAACCCTTGATGGGATAAAAGGGCTATCTAACGATGAAATTGAGTGGAAATGAAATTATTTGCGGTTTAATTCTTAATAGTCCACGGCATGTTTACAGACAACTGATGAAAGACCATTTTACTTGTGCCAGTTAGAAGGCACCggttttctcttcttttctgcagctactataATTTATTTGCTTATTCCCACAATCCCACCAGGATGAACATGATTTAAAATCTTCACTCCTAGTTCTTGTGCATTAAATTTTGAAGCCTGACAAGTgccactttatttatttatttttcctttttaattgaGCAGGTGAATTGGGCTCTTTCCACTGGAAGATTTGTTGTCCATCCTGGCTGGTGAGTTTGTCAGAATTTACATTTATGCTAGTCCTTCTGTCCTtttttgttcttgaatttgacatgTGCTGCTTCTTTCCCCTTCCCTTATGAAAAACAGGGTGGAGGCATCGGCATTGCTATATAGGAGGGCGAATGAGCAAGATTTTGCCattaaaccataaaaaagaaaCCGACTTAATTCTCTTTCATTAACTAAAATTGTGATTAACATAAATCAAGAATCACATTGATTTTGGGGGAGTGAAACCATTAGATCAGAAGTGGTCAGCAGAGATAGTTTTAATTCATGATGACTGTGAATGGAGATGGTGGTTGGCGAGTGTATGTAGTTTTACTAAGATGACTAGCCAGTTGTTGAGGAGTTAAATGGAGGACCCTTGTGATTCATGGGACATAAGGGATCGGTGCTGTAGGCTTGACAGAATTGGTTGACTGGCGTAGGCACTAGGTGAGTTATATTTTGTGGGGTGGCCATTGTGAGTAGTTCCCCTAGAAAATTTTGCCTGAGATGGTAGAGTGTGAAATTTATTTGTTGCTGACAAAATGAAAGTTAAATACCTGAGTCTTAAAGAGTTAAATGTGGAGGAACTTAGCCTGAGGTAAAAGGAGGTATACAAGGAAGAGATGATAGACCAGTTGAGTCGGGATGTTTGAAAATGGATTCATGGCCGAGCAAAATGAGTTTCTGATAACTGAATTTGTATATGACTGCGTCACTGTAAAAGCATTTGAAGGGTTTAAAGTAAATCACACCATTCACTACTCCCTCCCCCAAAACAACAAAAGCTTTGCAGGGAGGGGGCAAAGGGTAGAAAATGAAAGTAATCATTTATAAGTCTAACCGTGATTTTTAGTCTAAAGCTTTTGCTTGCTATTTCCTTCAATTTATGCGGATTGCGCTGCTTTACAACAATCCAATGAAAATcttgaaaattttgttaaattggcATTCCAattcaatatttcatttaaagcCCTTGGGGccaaaatagtaaaagaataaaattcgTGGTCTGTATATATGCCCCAACAATAAAGATACAGATTCTTGTGCAGTACTGAAAAAGGACCACACAAATTGTACCCTTCTATAAGAATCATGTTGTCCTGTCTGTTCATTTTTGGCAACATTATTGATCCCTTGTTTGCCCTCTTGGTCAAGCTGGCACCTCATTAAAACTCTGCCTCCCAGTAAACTAAGTATCTATAaacttcattttaataataaaatgtttttatgtTAACGTTGCTGTGCTGTTTTGCATTTATTTTCTGTTCTTTTATACAATCTTGAAAAATAATGTAACTGTCCCATAGTGTTTTAAGATGTTATGTTTTTACGTAATTAACATAGTGATAAGAGGGTCCTTTATTAGAGTACACTTTCTAAAGAGTCATGCCACTAGATTTTCTTACACtctttttaaacatttttagaaGTAATATGAAgagaagaatttttttaaaaaagttgcttttttataaattaaattaattgtgtATAAGTTATTTTTGGACAAAGTAGTATAAGAAAACaatacaaagaaattaatttacttccccttttatgtttttaattaatattataaattttaaaatgatccagTTAGTTTAACATTTCTTTTGTCAACTATATTTCATGAAAGTATTTGAAGATACTAAACTTATAGTTTTTCATCAAAAAGGAATTAATTGACACATACATCACTTGGGCTATAATTTTTCTtgatccaaaaaaaaaatggactatttgaatccatttaattttttttcataaaatataacatattaaaCTTCTGgggtctttcttcctgcacctccaaaatttcttctacacctccaaactttttttaaattcccaaaaaaccctttgaccatttaagaaAATCCGCAAACACCACACCCCCAAAATTAtgtt
This region of Vigna unguiculata cultivar IT97K-499-35 chromosome 5, ASM411807v1, whole genome shotgun sequence genomic DNA includes:
- the LOC114183883 gene encoding RNA polymerase II C-terminal domain phosphatase-like 3, which translates into the protein MVFGSLLDCQKLGKLEKMVKGVEDVEEGEISDTASVEEISEADFNKQDVKVNNNNKPNGSDARVWAVRDLYSKYPTICRGYASGLYNLAWAQAVQNKPLNDIFVMELDSDANANGNNNSNRPSSVSVNPKEVVVVDMDKEEGELEEGEIDADADPETEAESAVAASVVSETVSDSEQFGVKKGVSDSEQLGVRDVLEGVTVANVAESFAQTSSRLLNTLPEVFSRPADSEKDDLMRLSFNAIEVVYSVFRSMDSSDKEQNKDSILRLLSSVNDQQQAQLFSPEHIKEIQGMMTAIDSVGALGNSEAIYIKTESQTPEIKSQENSALEVQTHGINIQENQAVEVSALISSIKPLHSDIIGGSRALKFGQNSIKGRGVLLPLLDLHKDHDADSLPSPTREAPSCFPVNKLLSVGEATVKSGSAAKMQPGKMEVDSEGCKFHLYETDALKAVSTYQQKFGRSSLFTNDELPSPTPSGDCDDMVVDTNEEVSSASTGGFLTSTKPTLIDQPPVSATSMDNSRMLGLINSRVDAAGPGSFPVKSSAKSRDPRRRLINSEASAVDNQSIVINNMPKVEYAGSTMSRKQKAVEEPFDVTVSKRLKSSLENIEHNSSQVRTIAGTGGWLEDNTGPGTQLVEKNNLMDKFAPEPKKTLNTVSSTSSGSVSFNATNIRNEQAPLASSNIPSSLPAILKDIVVNPTMLLGLIFEQQNRLRNAVNKSSDSATNMLLHPTSSNSATGTDSTVSIGSSIATALQTSVGMLPVSSQSASTAQSLQDDHSGKIRMKPRDPRRILHTNNSVQKSGNIVNELHKAIVSPVPNSQVTGNNVNTQKLEGRVDTKLVPTQSGAAPDITRQFTKNLKNIADIMSISQESSTHSTAAQSFSSASVPLNIDRGEQKSVVSNSQNLQAGIVGPAQEICAPGTSRSQNTWGDVEHLFEGYDEQQKAAIQRERARRIEEQNKMFAARKLCLVLDLDHTLLNSAKFVEVDPVHDEILRKKEEQDREKPHRHLFRFPHMGMWTKLRPGIWNFLEKASKLYELHLYTMGNKLYATEMAKVLDPKGVLFAGRVISRGDDTDSVDGEERAPKSKDLEGVLGMESAVVIIDDSVRVWPHNKLNLIVVERYTYFPCSRRQFGLPGPSLLEIDHDERPEAGTLASSLAVIERIHQNFFASQSLEEVDVRNILASEQRKILAGCRIVFSRVFPVGEANPHLHPLWQTAEQFGAVCTNQIDEQVTHVVANSLGTDKVNWALSTGRFVVHPGWVEASALLYRRANEQDFAIKP